The following proteins are co-located in the Corynebacterium aquilae DSM 44791 genome:
- the lspA gene encoding signal peptidase II: MLAIALVVVALDQLSKWLILATQTPGVPTPVIGDFARLYLTFNSGAAFSMGSGHTWIFTLIQAAFVIGVAIASRYITSPANAIGAALIAGGAAGNLIDRLFRAPSFGFGHVVDFISIGNFAIFNVADSAITCGAALLVLLSFIGDKKHPSDTPGRTTKEDTAHA, translated from the coding sequence ATGCTGGCCATCGCGCTGGTCGTGGTTGCCTTGGATCAGCTCAGCAAGTGGCTCATCCTCGCAACCCAAACCCCGGGCGTGCCCACCCCAGTCATCGGCGACTTCGCCCGCCTGTATCTGACCTTCAACTCTGGAGCCGCGTTCTCCATGGGCAGCGGCCACACCTGGATCTTCACCCTCATCCAGGCCGCCTTCGTCATCGGTGTGGCCATCGCCTCCCGCTACATCACCAGCCCCGCCAACGCCATCGGCGCGGCCCTGATCGCCGGAGGCGCCGCCGGCAACCTCATCGACCGGCTGTTCCGGGCCCCAAGTTTCGGCTTCGGCCACGTCGTCGACTTCATCTCCATCGGCAACTTCGCCATCTTCAACGTGGCAGACAGCGCGATTACCTGCGGCGCGGCCCTGCTCGTGCTCTTAAGCTTCATCGGCGACAAAAAACACCCCAGTGACACACCCGGCCGCACCACCAAGGAGGACACCGCCCATGCGTGA
- a CDS encoding VIT1/CCC1 transporter family protein yields the protein MSTPTAAASTQPAQHPEEPHGQDLGHKLNWLRAGVLGANDGIVSVAALLMGVLAARADSTTVLITGLAATIAGAVSMALGEYVSVSAQRDTESALIAKEKHELATIPQQEHDELVGILASYGIENATAEKAVRDIERHDPLAAHLQLELGLDEEELTNPWVAAFASAISFTIGAALPMIAVLLSPQAQAMAVLVVATLGTLALTGFLSARLSGTSSSRSIARLVIGGAIGLAITYAAGVIFGA from the coding sequence ATGAGCACGCCAACTGCAGCAGCTTCAACCCAGCCCGCCCAACACCCGGAAGAACCACACGGGCAAGACCTCGGCCACAAACTGAACTGGCTGCGGGCAGGAGTTTTGGGCGCCAACGACGGCATCGTCAGTGTTGCAGCACTGCTAATGGGCGTGCTCGCCGCACGCGCTGACAGCACCACCGTGCTCATCACAGGATTGGCAGCCACCATCGCTGGCGCCGTTTCTATGGCGCTAGGAGAATACGTTTCGGTTTCCGCCCAACGCGATACCGAGTCCGCCCTGATCGCTAAAGAAAAACACGAACTCGCCACCATCCCCCAGCAAGAACACGACGAGTTGGTGGGGATTCTTGCCAGCTATGGCATCGAGAACGCTACCGCCGAAAAAGCAGTCCGTGACATCGAGCGCCACGACCCGCTGGCAGCACATCTCCAGCTGGAACTCGGACTCGACGAGGAAGAACTCACCAACCCCTGGGTCGCAGCTTTCGCCTCCGCGATATCTTTCACCATTGGTGCAGCGCTCCCGATGATCGCCGTGCTGCTCAGCCCGCAAGCACAAGCGATGGCGGTGCTCGTCGTCGCAACCCTGGGAACCCTGGCGCTGACTGGTTTCTTGTCCGCCCGGCTGTCCGGAACCTCTTCGTCGCGCTCCATCGCACGATTGGTCATCGGAGGTGCCATCGGCTTGGCTATCACTTATGCCGCCGGGGTGATCTTCGGGGCCTAA
- the rarD gene encoding EamA family transporter RarD yields MFYGLAAYILWGAFPAYFPLLQPASPFEILAHRIVWTAVAMVIVMAVRGTWRELLRIDAKTWATTALLAVLIATNWLLYVITVNSDHVAEAALGYFINPLVSIALGMLILKEQLRRLQAASVVLAAIAVGYLTILGGHPPLLGLGLAFSFGLYGLVKKQIKLNATASLAAETVFLTPLALGYLLFLSATGRGTFTSEGPGHMLLLMSTGVVTAVPLLLFGIAAKKIPLSTVGMLQYITPTLQMLWAVFVVNEHLDANRWIGFSIIWVAVVLYLVDTATHAAPRRTRRRDRTSSSPTPPAG; encoded by the coding sequence ATGTTCTATGGGTTAGCTGCTTACATCTTGTGGGGGGCGTTTCCGGCCTACTTCCCGCTGCTTCAGCCGGCGTCCCCGTTTGAGATTTTGGCGCACCGGATTGTGTGGACGGCCGTCGCCATGGTGATTGTCATGGCGGTGCGTGGCACCTGGCGAGAATTGTTGCGCATTGATGCGAAAACCTGGGCTACGACCGCGTTGCTTGCGGTGCTGATTGCCACGAACTGGCTTTTGTATGTCATCACGGTCAACAGCGATCACGTGGCCGAGGCCGCGTTGGGTTATTTCATTAACCCTTTGGTCTCAATCGCTTTGGGCATGCTGATTTTGAAGGAGCAGCTGCGCCGGCTGCAGGCCGCCTCGGTGGTGTTGGCGGCGATCGCGGTGGGCTATTTGACGATTTTGGGCGGTCATCCGCCGTTGCTGGGTTTGGGCTTGGCGTTTTCTTTCGGCCTATATGGTTTGGTGAAAAAGCAGATCAAGCTCAATGCCACCGCGTCTTTGGCTGCCGAAACTGTCTTTTTGACCCCGCTGGCGTTGGGCTATTTGTTGTTTCTTTCGGCCACGGGGCGTGGCACTTTCACCAGCGAAGGCCCCGGGCACATGCTGCTGTTGATGTCGACGGGTGTGGTCACCGCGGTGCCACTATTGTTGTTTGGCATTGCGGCGAAAAAGATTCCCCTTTCCACCGTTGGCATGCTGCAGTACATCACCCCAACTTTGCAGATGTTGTGGGCGGTGTTTGTGGTCAACGAGCATCTTGATGCCAATCGCTGGATCGGGTTCAGCATTATCTGGGTGGCGGTGGTGTTGTATCTCGTCGATACCGCCACTCACGCTGCCCCGCGGCGAACACGGCGGCGCGATCGGACTAGCTCCTCCCCTACCCCGCCCGCCGGATAG
- a CDS encoding YigZ family protein — MNQSYNCPAPGTDILTELEIKRSRFITHLRRVGNEDEARAFIHEIKQAYPDARHHCSAFIYHVENSNPVERSSDDGEPSGTAGMPMLDVLRGSGLLDIAAVVVRYFGGVKLGTGGLVRAYSDATAQALSQVTTSTRSVQDIFSVSLDHATAGRIDAELRGRGFSIIDTEYGAEVTLSIACQPGAGEALAGTLAGLTSGEVQPRAAGQRWVETPT, encoded by the coding sequence GTGAACCAAAGCTATAACTGCCCCGCCCCGGGCACAGATATTCTCACCGAGCTTGAGATCAAACGCTCCCGATTTATCACTCACCTGCGCCGGGTCGGAAACGAAGACGAAGCCCGGGCATTTATTCATGAGATCAAACAGGCATACCCAGATGCCCGGCACCACTGCAGCGCCTTCATCTATCACGTAGAAAACTCCAACCCAGTCGAGCGTTCCAGCGACGATGGGGAACCGTCCGGCACTGCCGGAATGCCCATGCTGGATGTGCTGCGCGGCAGCGGACTCCTCGACATCGCTGCCGTGGTGGTGCGCTACTTCGGGGGCGTCAAACTAGGAACCGGCGGGCTTGTTCGCGCCTACTCCGACGCCACTGCCCAGGCGCTGTCACAGGTGACCACCTCCACCCGCAGTGTGCAAGATATTTTCAGCGTCAGCCTCGATCACGCCACTGCCGGACGCATCGATGCCGAGCTACGCGGCCGCGGATTTAGCATCATCGACACCGAATACGGTGCCGAAGTAACCTTGTCGATCGCCTGTCAGCCGGGAGCCGGCGAAGCTCTTGCCGGAACCCTTGCCGGGCTAACGAGTGGGGAAGTACAACCCCGCGCAGCCGGTCAACGGTGGGTCGAAACCCCCACTTAA
- the ilvA gene encoding threonine ammonia-lyase IlvA produces the protein MTSQAQGATGAQTTDIHAADIQLAQARISAVIAPTPLQYCPRLSEETGAEVYLKREDLQDVRSYKIRGAYNNISQLTAEERGAGIVAASAGNHAQGVAYACRTLEITGRIYVPNQTPKQKRDRIMVHGGDWVEVIVTGDSFDEASAAAHAYSLETGATMVEPFDARNTIIGQGTVAAEILAQLTAMGKQADTIVVPVGGGGLIAGVASYLHDMAPHTAIVGVEPASAASMQAALDNDGPITLEAIDPFVDGAAVKRIGDANYQVIDANRSRVHMMSVSEGAVCTEMLGLYQNEGIVAEPAGALSVTGLTQLQTRPGEVVVCIISGGNNDVLRYNEIVERSLVHRGLKHYFLVNFPQEPGQLRMFLEEILGPNDDITLFEYLKRNNRETGTALVGLQLGSATDLEPLLERMANSRISCQQLQPGSPEYEFLT, from the coding sequence ATGACTTCGCAAGCCCAGGGCGCCACCGGCGCACAGACGACAGATATTCACGCAGCAGACATCCAGTTGGCTCAAGCACGAATTTCCGCCGTCATTGCGCCGACCCCGTTGCAGTACTGCCCGCGACTGTCGGAAGAAACCGGCGCGGAGGTCTACCTGAAACGCGAAGACCTCCAAGACGTCCGCTCCTACAAAATCCGCGGCGCCTACAACAACATCAGCCAGCTAACCGCTGAAGAACGCGGTGCTGGCATCGTGGCCGCATCCGCCGGCAATCACGCCCAAGGCGTTGCCTATGCCTGCCGCACCCTGGAAATCACCGGGCGCATTTACGTCCCCAACCAAACCCCGAAGCAAAAGCGCGACCGCATCATGGTCCATGGTGGCGATTGGGTGGAGGTAATTGTCACTGGCGACAGCTTCGACGAAGCTTCCGCCGCGGCCCACGCGTACTCCCTGGAAACGGGGGCCACCATGGTGGAACCTTTCGATGCTAGGAACACCATCATCGGTCAGGGCACCGTGGCCGCGGAAATCCTGGCCCAGCTCACCGCCATGGGCAAGCAAGCAGACACCATCGTTGTGCCCGTCGGCGGTGGTGGACTGATCGCCGGTGTCGCCTCCTACCTGCACGACATGGCGCCTCACACCGCGATCGTCGGCGTAGAACCTGCCAGCGCAGCCAGCATGCAAGCAGCTCTCGACAACGACGGCCCTATCACTCTGGAAGCAATCGACCCGTTCGTCGACGGTGCCGCCGTCAAACGCATCGGCGACGCCAATTACCAGGTCATCGACGCCAATCGATCCCGCGTCCACATGATGTCCGTCTCCGAAGGCGCCGTGTGCACCGAAATGCTCGGCCTGTATCAAAACGAAGGCATCGTGGCTGAGCCCGCCGGTGCGCTGAGCGTCACCGGGCTCACCCAGCTACAAACCCGTCCTGGTGAGGTGGTTGTCTGCATCATCTCCGGCGGCAACAACGACGTGTTGCGCTACAACGAAATCGTCGAACGCTCCCTGGTGCACCGCGGACTCAAGCACTACTTCCTGGTGAACTTCCCCCAGGAACCTGGCCAATTGCGGATGTTCCTCGAAGAAATCCTCGGCCCCAACGACGACATCACGCTGTTCGAGTACCTCAAACGTAACAACCGTGAAACTGGAACCGCGCTGGTCGGCTTGCAGCTGGGCTCCGCCACCGATCTCGAACCCCTCCTCGAGCGCATGGCGAACTCCCGTATTTCCTGTCAACAGCTGCAGCCGGGATCCCCCGAATACGAATTCCTCACCTAA
- a CDS encoding RluA family pseudouridine synthase, with product MRDVRQLPVPDGLAGMRVDAGIAKLLGISRTAAAELATAGDILLDGVAVGKSDRLTADAFLIVTLPEAPKPLMPTAEPVEGMNILYSDDDLIAVDKPVGVAAHPTVGWDGPTVVGGLAAAGYRISTSGPPERQGIVQRLDVGTSGVMVVAASERAYTHLKRAFRYRTVTKTYHALVQGHPDPLTGTIEAPIGRHPSAGWRFAVTSDGKHSVTHYDTIEAFREATLVDVHLETGRTHQIRVHFSALHHPCCGDPMYGSDPRLNEKLGLTRQWLHAVSLGFTHPADGRAMTIESPYPDDLQHALDVLRSE from the coding sequence ATGCGTGACGTACGACAGCTGCCCGTACCCGACGGACTCGCCGGCATGCGGGTTGACGCCGGCATCGCCAAACTGCTCGGTATCTCCCGCACCGCGGCAGCAGAACTAGCCACCGCCGGCGACATCCTGCTCGACGGGGTAGCAGTCGGCAAATCCGACCGACTCACAGCCGACGCCTTCCTCATCGTCACCCTGCCTGAAGCACCCAAACCCCTCATGCCGACCGCCGAACCCGTCGAAGGCATGAACATCCTCTACTCCGACGACGACCTCATCGCCGTCGACAAACCCGTCGGAGTAGCCGCCCACCCCACCGTCGGCTGGGACGGTCCCACCGTCGTCGGAGGACTCGCCGCCGCCGGCTACCGCATCTCCACCTCCGGGCCCCCGGAACGCCAAGGCATCGTCCAACGCCTCGACGTGGGAACCAGCGGCGTGATGGTCGTCGCCGCCAGCGAACGCGCCTACACCCACCTCAAACGCGCCTTCCGCTACCGCACCGTCACCAAGACCTACCACGCCCTCGTCCAAGGCCACCCAGACCCCCTGACCGGCACCATCGAAGCACCCATCGGCCGGCACCCCTCCGCCGGGTGGCGATTTGCCGTCACCAGCGACGGCAAACACTCCGTCACCCACTACGACACCATCGAAGCTTTCCGCGAAGCCACCCTCGTCGACGTACACCTCGAAACCGGCCGCACCCACCAAATCCGCGTCCACTTCTCCGCCCTCCACCACCCCTGCTGTGGTGACCCCATGTACGGCAGCGACCCCCGCCTCAACGAAAAACTCGGACTGACCCGCCAATGGCTCCACGCCGTCAGCCTCGGCTTCACCCACCCCGCCGACGGCCGCGCCATGACCATCGAAAGCCCCTACCCGGACGACCTCCAGCACGCCCTCGACGTGCTGCGCAGCGAATAA
- a CDS encoding MFS transporter: MHPEADTTTRQSWPQRWQGVVVLMFALALLAIDATALNFAIPAITADVNPTAPEMLWIVDIYAFALAALLVTMGNVGDRFGRRNVLLWGTAFFGISSMAAGFSTTPEMLIIARFIQGAAGACLMPSTLSLISAMFADPRERAKAVSVWVATYSAAAAAGPLVGGFLLNHFHWGAIFFINVPLSIIVIIGGLLFLPTSRANNPPTLDVFGALLSIVALLSIVYVMKMLPHEGLTRLVIVSAILALIATVALLKHLKTATNPVIDVELLRNPKFATIVTVNGASMFLYLGVLFFLSQYLQSVSGYTITQAGWLMFPGLVLVVVSTLITGRVMAYRSARRLLLAALIGAGVGCLLMGLGAWWESGLAIAVAFIFLNCSLGMIDPVSNAFILEAAPPARAGAAASLSETGYELGGALGTAVLGSILMGVFAATLPDELPKQAAQSLTQAQQLAPTPGVLAQVNDAFSYGVVAACITGAVMAAGMFAAVMRNVK, encoded by the coding sequence GTGCACCCCGAGGCCGACACCACCACCCGCCAGTCGTGGCCTCAACGCTGGCAAGGCGTCGTCGTCCTCATGTTCGCGCTTGCATTGCTAGCCATCGACGCCACCGCCCTCAACTTCGCAATCCCGGCGATTACCGCCGATGTGAACCCCACTGCCCCGGAAATGCTGTGGATCGTCGACATTTATGCCTTTGCATTGGCGGCTTTGCTCGTGACCATGGGCAATGTTGGCGACCGCTTTGGACGCCGCAACGTGCTGCTGTGGGGCACCGCCTTTTTCGGGATTTCCTCCATGGCTGCGGGTTTTTCCACCACCCCGGAAATGCTTATCATCGCCCGCTTCATTCAGGGCGCGGCAGGCGCGTGCCTGATGCCCTCAACCCTGTCACTGATCTCGGCGATGTTTGCCGACCCGCGGGAACGTGCCAAAGCAGTGTCTGTGTGGGTCGCCACCTACTCGGCCGCAGCCGCCGCAGGCCCCCTTGTCGGTGGATTTTTGCTCAACCACTTCCACTGGGGTGCCATTTTCTTCATCAACGTTCCGTTGAGCATCATCGTGATCATCGGCGGGTTGCTTTTCCTTCCCACCTCAAGAGCAAACAACCCGCCCACCCTCGACGTTTTTGGGGCACTGCTATCCATCGTGGCGTTGTTGAGCATCGTCTACGTCATGAAGATGCTTCCCCACGAAGGGCTAACCCGCTTAGTCATCGTCTCCGCGATCCTTGCCCTCATCGCGACCGTGGCGTTGCTGAAGCATCTCAAAACAGCCACCAACCCAGTCATCGACGTGGAATTGCTCCGCAACCCCAAGTTCGCGACCATCGTCACCGTCAACGGAGCCAGCATGTTCCTCTACCTGGGTGTGCTGTTCTTCCTCTCCCAATATTTACAGTCAGTGTCCGGGTACACCATCACCCAGGCCGGATGGCTGATGTTTCCTGGCTTGGTTCTGGTGGTGGTATCCACCCTGATTACCGGTCGAGTCATGGCTTACCGCTCAGCGCGCCGGCTCCTGCTAGCAGCACTCATCGGGGCCGGAGTTGGCTGCCTACTGATGGGCCTGGGCGCATGGTGGGAAAGCGGGCTGGCAATCGCCGTCGCCTTTATCTTCTTAAACTGCTCGCTTGGAATGATCGACCCGGTATCCAACGCCTTCATCCTAGAAGCCGCACCACCGGCGCGGGCCGGGGCCGCTGCCTCTTTGAGCGAAACCGGATACGAACTCGGAGGCGCCCTGGGCACCGCTGTGTTGGGCTCAATTCTCATGGGAGTCTTTGCCGCCACCTTGCCCGATGAACTGCCGAAACAAGCCGCCCAGTCACTGACTCAAGCACAGCAACTTGCCCCCACCCCAGGCGTACTAGCCCAAGTCAACGACGCATTTTCCTATGGTGTCGTCGCAGCCTGTATCACTGGCGCTGTCATGGCTGCCGGAATGTTCGCCGCAGTGATGAGGAACGTGAAGTGA
- the dnaE gene encoding DNA polymerase III subunit alpha has product MSGSSFVHLHNHTEYSMLDGMAKVELLAEEVQRQGMPAVGMTDHGNMFGSDAFYRTMTDAGIKPIIGIEAYMAPDSRFNKQRVRWGDASQKSDDVSASGAYLHQTMVAETAEGLHNLFYLSSMASYEGQLGKWPRMDADIIAENATGIIATTGCPSGDVQTRLRLGQFNEALEAAAMWQDIYGKENYFLELMDHGIEIERRVRDELLEIGRKLDLPPLVTNDCHYVLKSQAKAHEAMLCVQTGKTLADPDRFKFDGEGYYIKSAAEMRDTWDNLVPGACDNTLLIAERVQDYSSIWEPHTHDRMPIADVPSGHTPTSWLTHQVMEGLKDRFNGGQVPQEYVDRANYEIEVIDMKGYPSYFLIVADLIKHARSIGIRVGPGRGSAAGALVAYALTITNIDPIEHGLLFERFLNPERPSAPDIDIDFDDRRRGEMIRYAADNWGEDKVAQVITFGTVKTKQALKDSARVQHGQPGYKMAETITAALPPAIMAKDIPLSGIFDPDHPRYGEAGEVRHLIEGDPELKKIYDTALGLEGVVRQAGVHACAVIMASVPLLDCIPMWKRAQDGALITGWPYPACEAIGLLKMDFLGLRNLTVIGDCIDNIKANRGIDLDLEALTTEDEAAYQLLARGDTLGVFQLDSGGMRELLKRMEPTGFDDIVAALALYRPGPMGMGAHWAYADRKNGREEITPIHPELEEPLKEILEETYGLIVYQEQIMRISQKVANYTAGQADGFRKAMGKKKPEVLAKEFITFEKGMKDNGFSSAAIKALWDTIEPFASYAFNKSHAAGYGLVSFWTAYLKANYTAEYMAALLTSVADKKDKSAIYLADCRHLGVHVLSPDVNESKLTFQAVGKDIRFGLGAIRNVGEDVVASIVKTREEKGKFTSFSDYINKIETAACSKRVTGSLIKAGAFDSLEHSRRGLWDIHETAIDSVLSTKKAADKGQYDLFAGFGGDEANDFAEAFTVDIPDHSWERKYELAEERDMLGLYVSGHPLDGFEGALAAHTNTELTTVLGGELSHGTEIIIGGIISGVDRRFSKKDGSPWAIVTIEDHNGAQVELLVFNKVYSMVSTQIVEDNIVLAKAHISIRDDRMSVFCDDLKSPDLGAGNGGGLPLKLTLRTEQCTPQNLIKLKEVLTAHPGESDVYVNLTCADQTTMVVLGENLRVNRSGSLMGDLKATMGTGILGETIS; this is encoded by the coding sequence ATGAGCGGCTCCTCCTTCGTCCACCTGCACAACCACACCGAATACTCCATGCTGGACGGCATGGCCAAAGTGGAGCTTCTGGCCGAAGAAGTCCAACGCCAAGGCATGCCCGCCGTCGGCATGACCGACCACGGCAACATGTTCGGCTCCGACGCGTTCTACCGCACCATGACCGACGCCGGTATCAAACCCATCATCGGCATCGAGGCCTACATGGCGCCCGACTCCCGCTTCAACAAACAACGCGTCCGCTGGGGCGACGCCAGCCAGAAAAGCGACGACGTCTCCGCCTCCGGCGCCTACCTCCACCAAACCATGGTCGCCGAAACCGCCGAAGGCCTCCACAACCTCTTCTACCTGTCCTCCATGGCCTCCTACGAAGGCCAACTCGGCAAATGGCCCCGCATGGACGCCGACATCATCGCCGAAAACGCCACCGGCATCATCGCCACCACCGGCTGCCCCTCCGGCGACGTCCAAACCCGTCTGCGCCTCGGCCAATTCAACGAAGCACTCGAAGCGGCCGCCATGTGGCAAGACATCTACGGCAAAGAAAACTACTTCCTCGAACTGATGGACCACGGCATCGAAATCGAACGCCGCGTCCGCGACGAACTACTCGAAATCGGCCGCAAACTCGACCTACCGCCACTGGTCACCAACGACTGCCACTACGTGCTCAAATCACAAGCCAAAGCCCACGAGGCCATGCTGTGTGTGCAAACCGGCAAAACCCTCGCCGACCCCGACCGCTTCAAATTCGACGGCGAAGGCTACTACATCAAATCCGCCGCCGAAATGCGCGACACCTGGGACAACCTCGTCCCCGGCGCCTGCGACAACACCCTGCTCATCGCCGAACGCGTCCAGGACTACTCCTCCATCTGGGAACCCCACACCCACGACCGCATGCCCATCGCGGATGTGCCCAGTGGACACACCCCCACCTCCTGGCTCACCCACCAAGTCATGGAAGGCCTCAAAGACCGCTTCAACGGCGGCCAGGTCCCCCAGGAATACGTCGACCGCGCCAACTACGAAATCGAAGTCATCGACATGAAGGGCTACCCGTCCTACTTCCTCATCGTCGCTGACCTCATCAAACACGCCCGCTCCATCGGCATCCGCGTCGGACCCGGCCGTGGCTCCGCCGCCGGCGCCCTCGTCGCCTACGCCCTGACGATCACCAACATCGACCCCATCGAACACGGACTACTGTTCGAGCGATTCCTCAACCCCGAACGCCCCTCCGCACCCGATATCGATATCGACTTCGACGATCGTCGTCGTGGCGAAATGATCCGCTACGCCGCCGACAACTGGGGTGAAGACAAAGTCGCCCAGGTGATCACCTTCGGCACCGTGAAAACCAAACAGGCGCTCAAAGACTCCGCCCGCGTGCAACACGGCCAGCCCGGCTACAAAATGGCAGAAACCATCACCGCCGCCCTGCCACCAGCCATCATGGCCAAAGACATTCCACTGTCCGGCATCTTTGACCCCGACCACCCCCGCTACGGCGAAGCCGGCGAAGTCCGCCATCTCATCGAGGGCGACCCCGAGCTGAAAAAAATCTACGACACCGCCCTCGGCCTCGAAGGCGTGGTCCGCCAGGCAGGTGTGCACGCCTGCGCCGTGATTATGGCCTCCGTGCCGCTGCTCGACTGCATCCCCATGTGGAAACGCGCCCAAGACGGCGCACTGATCACCGGCTGGCCCTACCCCGCCTGTGAAGCCATCGGCCTGCTGAAGATGGACTTCCTCGGCCTGCGCAACCTCACCGTCATCGGCGACTGCATCGACAACATCAAAGCCAACCGCGGCATCGACCTCGACCTGGAAGCACTGACCACCGAAGACGAAGCCGCCTACCAACTGCTCGCCCGCGGCGACACCCTCGGCGTCTTCCAGCTCGACTCCGGCGGCATGCGCGAACTGCTCAAACGAATGGAGCCCACCGGCTTCGACGACATCGTCGCCGCGCTCGCACTCTACCGACCCGGCCCCATGGGCATGGGCGCCCACTGGGCATACGCCGACCGCAAAAACGGCCGCGAAGAAATCACCCCCATCCACCCCGAACTGGAAGAACCCCTCAAAGAAATCCTGGAAGAGACCTACGGTCTCATCGTGTACCAGGAGCAGATCATGAGGATCTCCCAAAAGGTCGCAAATTACACCGCCGGCCAAGCAGACGGCTTCCGTAAAGCCATGGGTAAAAAGAAGCCCGAAGTCCTCGCCAAGGAATTCATCACCTTCGAAAAAGGCATGAAGGACAACGGCTTTTCCTCCGCCGCCATCAAAGCCCTGTGGGACACCATCGAGCCCTTCGCCTCCTACGCGTTCAACAAATCCCACGCCGCCGGCTACGGACTGGTCAGTTTCTGGACCGCCTACCTCAAAGCCAACTACACCGCGGAATATATGGCAGCACTGCTGACCTCGGTTGCGGACAAAAAAGACAAATCCGCCATCTACCTTGCAGACTGCCGCCACCTCGGCGTCCACGTGCTCTCCCCAGACGTCAACGAATCCAAGCTCACCTTCCAGGCCGTCGGCAAAGACATCCGCTTCGGCCTCGGCGCCATCCGCAACGTCGGCGAAGACGTCGTGGCCAGCATCGTCAAAACCCGCGAAGAAAAAGGAAAATTCACCTCCTTCTCCGACTACATCAACAAAATCGAAACCGCCGCCTGCTCCAAGCGCGTCACCGGCTCACTGATCAAAGCCGGCGCCTTCGACTCCCTCGAACACTCCCGCCGCGGCCTGTGGGACATCCACGAAACCGCCATCGACAGCGTCCTATCCACCAAAAAAGCCGCCGACAAAGGCCAATACGACCTGTTCGCCGGATTTGGTGGCGACGAAGCCAACGACTTCGCCGAAGCCTTCACCGTCGACATTCCCGACCACAGCTGGGAACGCAAATACGAACTCGCCGAAGAACGCGACATGCTCGGCCTCTACGTCTCCGGCCACCCGCTCGACGGCTTCGAAGGCGCACTCGCCGCCCACACCAACACCGAACTGACCACCGTGCTCGGCGGCGAACTCAGTCACGGCACCGAAATCATCATCGGTGGCATCATCAGCGGCGTCGACCGCAGGTTCTCCAAAAAAGACGGCTCCCCCTGGGCCATCGTCACCATCGAAGACCACAACGGCGCCCAGGTCGAACTGCTGGTCTTCAACAAGGTCTACTCCATGGTCTCCACCCAAATCGTGGAAGACAACATCGTCCTCGCCAAAGCCCACATCAGTATCCGCGACGACCGCATGAGCGTCTTCTGCGACGACCTGAAATCCCCAGACCTCGGCGCAGGAAACGGAGGGGGACTACCCCTCAAGCTCACTCTCCGCACCGAACAGTGCACCCCCCAAAACCTCATCAAACTCAAAGAGGTCCTCACCGCCCACCCCGGTGAATCCGACGTATACGTCAACCTCACCTGCGCCGACCAAACCACCATGGTCGTGCTCGGAGAAAACCTCCGCGTCAACCGTTCCGGATCCTTGATGGGTGACCTCAAAGCCACCATGGGAACCGGCATCCTCGGCGAAACTATCAGCTAG